The genome window CGGGGCTGTTCCTCCTCTGGCCGTTGTTGTTCACCGCCGCCTATGGGGCCTGGCAGCAAAGCAAGCTCCCCCAGCGAACCTTCGAGTTCATCCAGTATTTCATCGCCACCGGGGCGGCGCTGCCGGCGGATACGGCCGCCTGGGTGGCCGGCCGCTATACGGAGGCCCAGCGCTATGTCAGCGCGGTCCAGTCCACAACGGCCCCGGCTTCATCGGGCGGGGAGGCGGCCCCTGGCGGCGCGTATCGGTTCTGCCCCCAGTGCGGCGCGGAGCTCCCCGCCGGGGCCCGCTTCTGCCCCGCCTGCGGGGCGAAGATCGGTGGATAAGCCAGACCGCGCAGG of Thermoflexus sp. contains these proteins:
- a CDS encoding zinc ribbon domain-containing protein encodes the protein MPDQRVFHAPNLDMGRLVQALADWYRAQKFDVQVLDLPQGGVVIQARQDETWRNLLGVSSALNVALRRQGDSLQVEIGAGKWVDKAVAAGAGLFLLWPLLFTAAYGAWQQSKLPQRTFEFIQYFIATGAALPADTAAWVAGRYTEAQRYVSAVQSTTAPASSGGEAAPGGAYRFCPQCGAELPAGARFCPACGAKIGG